In Pelodiscus sinensis isolate JC-2024 unplaced genomic scaffold, ASM4963464v1 ctg156, whole genome shotgun sequence, a single window of DNA contains:
- the SMPD1 gene encoding LOW QUALITY PROTEIN: sphingomyelin phosphodiesterase (The sequence of the model RefSeq protein was modified relative to this genomic sequence to represent the inferred CDS: deleted 2 bases in 1 codon), translating to MARAAWLLLLLLLLGALARLGSARPGPGGPAPLGEQLAAAGAQFGWRNLSCPACRLLFSAVDLGVQMEPSEERLGRLAASVCTALRLARPAVCRDAVRLFEKDVVSAWVRSVLRPEEICGLLVGARCGHWDILADWNVTLPGAPKPPVVPPAPPPPGAPTARLLFLTDLHWDRAYAPGSDPACKDPLCCRGEPGPGGAGAGYWGEYGRCDLPLHTIEHLLQHLARGPPFQLAYWAGDLPAHDVWQQSRADQLRALRTLSTLLRKHLAPLAVYPAVGNHEAAPVNGFPPPYVHGNQSSAWLYEAMAQAWQGWLPPEALQTLRVGGFYTLRLRPGLRLVSLNMNFCSEANFWLLINATDPAGQLQWLVGVLQAAEEQQEKVHVIGHIPPAHCLKSWSWNYYRIVNRFEGTIAAQFFGHTHVDEFEMFYDEETLTRPVSVAFVAPSVTTYINLNPGYRVYQLDGDYPGSSHMVLDHETFILNLTEANAPGAVARWQRLYGAREAYGLPSVFPADWDQLIRRLQADQRLFQRFWFLLHKGHPPREPCREPCQVALLCALRTGRSADPRLCHSLSPRLPFPHIQALWRQRRLC from the exons ATGGCCCGGgccgcctggctgctgctgctgctgctgctgctgggggcgctggcccggctcggctcggcccggcccggccccgggggcCCGGCGCCGCTGGGGGAGCAGCTGGCGGCCGCGGGGGCGCAGTTCGGCTGGCGGAACCTGAGCTGCCCGGCCTGCCGCCTGCTCTTCTCCGCCGTCGACCTGGGCGTGCAG ATGGAGCCCAGTGAGGAGCGGCTCGGGCGCCTGGCGGCGAGCGTGTGCACGGCGCTGCGGCTGGCGCGGCCGGCGGTGTGCCGGGACGCCGTGCGGCTCTTCGAGAAGGACGTGGTGTCGGCCTGGGTGCGCTCCGTGCTGCGGCCGGAGGAGATCTGCGGCCTGCTGGTGGGCGCCCGCTGCGGGCACTGGGACATCCTGGCGGACTGGAACGTGACGCTGCCCGGCGCCCCCAAGCCGCCCGTGGTGCCGCCCgcgccgcccccgcccggcgcCCCCACCGCCCGCCTGCTCTTCCTCACCGACCTGCACTGGGACCGGGCCTACGCGCCGGGCAGCGACCCCGCCTGCAAGGACCCGCTGTGCTGccggggggagccgggccccGGCGGGGCGGGCGCCGGCTACTGGGGCGAGTACGGCAGGTGCGACCTGCCTCTGCACACCATCGAGCACCTGCTGCAGCACCTGGCCCGCGGCCCCCCCTTCCAGCTGGCCTACTGGGCGGGCGACCTGCCGGCCCACGACGTCTGGCAGCAGAGCCGGGCCGACCAGCTGCGGGCGCTGCGCACGCTCAGCACCCTGCTGCGCAAGCACCTGGCGCCCCTGGCCGTGTACCCCGCCGTGGGCAACCACGAGGCGGCGCCCGTCAACGGCTTCCCCCCGCCCTACGTGCACGGCAACCAGTCCTCCGCCTGGCTCTACGAGGCCATGGCccaggcctggcagggctggctgccccccgaGGCCCTGCAGACCctcag GGTGGGGGGCTTCTACACGCTGCGCCTGCGCCCCGGCCTGCGCCTCGTCTCCCTCAACATGAACTTC TGCTCCGAGGCCAATTTCTGGCTCCTCATCAACGCCACGGACCCGGCGGGgcagctgcagtggctggtgggggtgctgcaggcggcagaggagcagcaggagaag GTGCACGTCATCGGGCACatcccccccgcccactgcctgAAGAGCTGGAGCTGGAACTATTACCGCATCGTCAACAG GTTCGAGGGCACCATCGCGGCGCAGTTCTTCGGGCACACGCACGTGGACGAGTTCGAGATGTTCTATGACGAGGAGACACTCACGCGCCCCGTCTCCGTGGCCTTCGTGGCCCCCAGCGTCACCACCTACATCAACCTCAACCCTG gctaccGGGTCTACCAGCTGGACGGCGACTACCCCGGCAGCTCCCACATGGTGCTCGACCACGAGACCTTCATCCTCAACCTGACGGAGGCCAACGCTCCGGGGGCCGTGGCCCGGTGGCAGCGCCTCTACGGCGCCCGCGAGGCCTACGGGCTGCCCAGCGTCTTCCCGGCCgactgggaccagctcatccgCCGCCTGCAGGCCGACCAGCGCCTCTTCCAGCGCTTCTGGTTCCTGCTGCACAAGGGCCACCCGCCCCGCGAGCCCTGCCGGGAGCCCTGCCAGGTCGCCCTGCTCTGCGCCCTGCGCACCGGGCGCTCCGCCGACCCCCGGCTCTGCCACAGCCTCAGCCcccgcctgcccttcccccacatccaggcCCTGTGGCGCCAGCGGCGGCTGTGCTGA
- the LOC142825872 gene encoding uncharacterized protein LOC142825872, with the protein MCPPVLLPARVPCVHLHLLCVCLCICLCAPCVRLCFRLHVCCVSTCASACTHRVSACASTCTCTVCPPAPAVCLPVHLPACAVCQPVLPSARAPCVHLCVCLCAPCVCLCFHLHVCCVSTCASACAHRVSACASTCTCTVCPPAPAVCLPVHLPACAVCQPVLPSARAPCVHLCVCLYAPCVCLCAPCVCLCFHLHVRRVSTCTCHVSACASACMRRVSACASTCMCAVCPPAPAVCPPVHLPARTMCPLVCAMCPPAPAVCPPVHLPARAMCPPAHPVCPPVLPSACVLCVHLCICLHAPCAHLCVPCVHLRTPCVCMSCVRLCFHPHEPCLLVCDACPPAPTVCRPARLPASAMCPLVCHVSACTSASACHMSACTCCVSTCARRALDPRRARTRHADAQRAHARLSLPVGLSVQSLVLVSHSATFFPSPPPALPRVRQQGARPPAPPKAGSVRAGRRAEAAPLRMLEHPASRSPPTQHLAPRSGTTPGQPVRGWVGPWLRTAPRGARPDTSVACLSFSGSGESGAGRSPCSR; encoded by the coding sequence ATGTGTCCGCCTGTGCTTCTACCTGCACGTGTGCCGTGTGTCCACCTGCACctgctgtgtgtctgcctgtgcaTCTGCCTGTGTGCGCCGTGTGTCCGCCTGTGCTTCCGTCTGCACGTGTGCTGTGTGTCCACCTGTGCGTCTGCCTGTACGCACCGTGTGTCTGCCTGTGCTTCCACCTGCACGTGCACCGTGTGTCCGCCTGCACCTGCCGTGTGTCTGCCTGTGCATCTGCCTGCGTGCGCCGTGTGTCAGCCTGTGCTTCCGTCTGCACGTGCGCCGTGTGTCCACCTGTGCGTCTGCCTGTGCGCGCCGTGTGTCTGCCTGTGCTTCCACCTGCACGTGTGCTGTGTGTCCACCTGTGCGTCTGCCTGTGCGCACCGTGTGTCTGCCTGTGCTTCCACCTGCACGTGCACCGTGTGTCCGCCTGCACCTGCCGTGTGTCTGCCTGTGCATCTGCCTGCGTGCGCCGTGTGTCAGCCTGTGCTTCCGTCTGCACGTGCGCCGTGTGTCCACCTGTGCGTCTGCCTGTACGCGCCGTGTGTCTGCCTGTGCGCGCCATGTGTCTGCCTGTGCTTCCACCTGCACGTGCGCCGTGTGTCCACCTGCACCTGCCATGTGTCTGCCTGTGCATCTGCCTGCATGCGCCGTGTGTCTGCCTGTGCTTCCACCTGCATGTGCGCCGTGTGTCCACCTGCACCTGCCGTGTGTCCGCCTGTGCATCTGCCTGCACGCACCATGTGCCCACTTGTGTGTGCCATGTGTCCACCTGCACCTGCCGTGTGTCCGCCTGTGCATCTGCCTGCGCGCGCCATGTGTCCACCTGCGCACCCCGTGTGTCCGCCTGTGCTTCCGTCTGCATGTGTGCTGTGTGTCCACCTGTGCATCTGCCTGCACGCGCCATGTGCCCACTTGTGTGTGCCGTGTGTCCACCTGCGCACACCGTGTGTCTGCATGTCGTGTGTCCGCCTGTGCTTCCACCCGCACGAGCCGTGTCTGCTTGTGTGTGATGCGTGTCCACCTGCACCTACTGTGTGTCGGCCTGCACGTCTGCCTGCGAGTGCCATGTGCCCACTTGTGTGCCATGTGTCTGCCTGTACGTCCGCGTCCGCGTGCCATATGTCCGCCTGTACATGCTGTGTGTCCACCTGCGCGCGCCGTGCCTTAGACCCACGACGTGCACGAACCCGACACGCAGATGCACAACGTGCACACGCGAGGCTCAGTCTGCCTGTGGGTCTGTCTGTGCAAAGCCTGGTGCTCGTGTCCCACTCTGctaccttcttcccctcccccccgccggctcTGCCCCGTGTCCGGCAGCAAGGGGCtcgccccccagctccgcccaaGGCAGGTTCAGTGCGGGCGGGgcgcagggcagaggcagcaccaCTGCGCATGCTCGAACACCCCGCGTCGCGTTCACCCCCCACGCAGCACCTCGCTCCCAGGAGCGGGACAACCCCGGGGCAGCCGGTTCGGGGCTGGGTCGGACCCTGGCTCAGAACCGCCCCACGGGGCGCCCGGCCTGACACTTCCgttgcctgcctcagtttctccggGTCAGGAGAgtccggggcggggaggagcccgTGTTCCCGGTAG